One Peribacillus simplex NBRC 15720 = DSM 1321 genomic region harbors:
- a CDS encoding lasso peptide isopeptide bond-forming cyclase, translating into MSAITGIYHLNEEPLNLQQCRKLMTGLQRYPADSIQIWHSDKVFLGCHAQWITPESVGEELPFYDFERQCTITADAIIDNREDLFQMLQIKPMNQKGMTDSELILLSYYKWKEDAPKFLVGDFAFVIWDEKRQKMFGARDFSGSRTLYYHQSNQKFAFCTTIDPLLSLTFIEKKLNEQWLAEYLAISGMIDAVDSLITPYKNIYQIPPSHSMTIEKNKLTLKRYSYLTQGKRLKLKSNEEYIEAFQSVFQEAVTSRLRTYRNVGAQLSGGLDSGAVVGFAVKKLQRENNKLHTYSYIPPEDFEDFTPKYLLADERPFIKSTVNHVGGITDHYCDFKGKDSYSEIDDFLDIMEMPYKFFENSFWLKGMFEKAKENDIGVLLNGDRGNFSISWGFPLEYYSLLLKRLKWVCLYQELDQYRKNVGGSRRRQMQTIARIGFPVIDRVFPEGVPYKIPSLINPCFAEKTSVYEKFKDHGIDQTGWYSNSDMFKERKKHFEDVFQWNAGSTLSSKLSLRYKLWKRDPTNDIRVIRFCLSLPENQYVQNGVDRALVRNATVNYLPDKVRLNQRYRGVQGADWVHRMLPKWGGFIEEIEQLSTDKKALEFLDGHAIKKALVKIKEGARAEFATNPEYKFLMRSLIVHRFLRKFN; encoded by the coding sequence ATGAGCGCTATCACCGGTATTTATCATTTGAATGAAGAGCCTTTAAATCTCCAGCAGTGTCGTAAGTTGATGACAGGATTACAAAGGTACCCTGCTGATTCTATCCAAATATGGCATTCTGATAAGGTTTTTCTCGGTTGTCACGCTCAATGGATTACTCCTGAATCGGTAGGCGAAGAGCTCCCGTTTTACGATTTTGAAAGGCAATGTACAATCACTGCTGATGCCATTATTGATAATCGTGAAGATTTATTTCAGATGTTGCAAATAAAACCAATGAATCAAAAAGGCATGACTGATAGTGAACTGATTCTACTTTCTTACTATAAGTGGAAGGAAGATGCCCCTAAGTTCTTGGTAGGAGATTTTGCTTTTGTGATTTGGGATGAAAAAAGACAGAAGATGTTTGGGGCAAGAGATTTCTCAGGCAGTAGGACTCTTTACTATCACCAAAGTAATCAGAAATTTGCATTTTGTACAACGATAGATCCTCTTTTGTCACTAACATTTATTGAAAAAAAATTAAATGAGCAGTGGCTGGCTGAATATTTGGCGATATCGGGAATGATTGATGCGGTAGATTCTTTAATAACACCTTATAAAAATATATATCAGATACCGCCATCTCATAGCATGACGATTGAGAAAAATAAGCTGACTCTAAAAAGATATTCCTATTTAACTCAGGGGAAAAGACTAAAACTAAAGTCAAATGAAGAATATATCGAAGCATTTCAAAGTGTCTTTCAGGAGGCTGTAACCTCTAGATTAAGGACATATCGAAACGTTGGCGCACAGTTGAGCGGAGGCTTAGATTCAGGAGCTGTTGTTGGATTTGCTGTAAAGAAGCTGCAAAGGGAAAACAATAAACTACATACATATAGTTATATTCCTCCCGAAGATTTTGAAGACTTTACACCTAAATACTTATTGGCAGATGAGAGGCCGTTCATTAAATCTACAGTAAATCATGTTGGTGGTATTACAGATCATTACTGTGACTTTAAGGGAAAAGACTCTTATTCTGAAATTGATGACTTTCTAGACATCATGGAAATGCCATACAAGTTCTTTGAAAATTCCTTTTGGTTGAAGGGGATGTTTGAAAAGGCAAAAGAGAATGACATAGGGGTATTACTTAATGGTGATAGAGGGAACTTTTCTATTTCCTGGGGGTTCCCCTTAGAGTATTACTCTCTCCTTCTAAAAAGATTAAAATGGGTTTGTCTTTATCAGGAATTAGACCAATATCGGAAAAATGTGGGGGGGTCTAGACGGCGCCAGATGCAAACTATTGCAAGGATCGGATTTCCAGTTATTGATCGTGTTTTTCCAGAAGGTGTTCCATATAAAATTCCTTCCTTAATTAATCCTTGCTTCGCAGAAAAGACAAGCGTATATGAAAAATTCAAAGACCACGGAATTGACCAAACAGGATGGTATTCAAATTCTGATATGTTTAAAGAAAGAAAAAAGCATTTTGAAGATGTCTTTCAGTGGAATGCTGGGAGTACACTTTCCTCAAAGCTTTCCTTACGATACAAGTTGTGGAAAAGAGATCCAACTAATGATATCCGTGTAATTCGTTTTTGTTTATCTCTCCCAGAAAATCAATATGTACAAAATGGTGTAGATCGTGCACTTGTTCGAAATGCCACAGTAAATTACTTACCTGATAAAGTCAGATTAAACCAACGATACAGAGGTGTGCAAGGAGCTGATTGGGTTCACCGTATGCTTCCTAAATGGGGTGGATTTATAGAAGAGATAGAGCAACTTAGCACAGATAAAAAAGCATTAGAATTTCTAGATGGCCATGCGATAAAGAAAGCACTAGTAAAGATTAAAGAAGGAGCTAGGGCAGAATTTGCTACTAATCCTGAATATAAGTTTTTAATGCGCAGTTTAATCGTGCATCGATTTTTAAGAAAGTTTAATTAA
- a CDS encoding paeninodin family lasso peptide, translating into MKKEWKKPELEVLDVNKTMLGRDGDYTDAAFPAGTGKGDLTFS; encoded by the coding sequence ATGAAAAAGGAATGGAAAAAGCCTGAGTTAGAAGTTCTTGATGTTAATAAAACAATGCTTGGAAGAGATGGTGATTACACGGATGCCGCATTTCCAGCAGGCACAGGTAAAGGCGATTTGACTTTTAGTTAA